Proteins encoded within one genomic window of Haematospirillum jordaniae:
- the recN gene encoding DNA repair protein RecN, producing MLVRLSIRDVVLIERLDLTFGAGLGVLTGETGAGKSILLDSLGLALGERGDSALVRNGSDQLSVTAAFELPAAHPALLLAREQGLDSPDGEELVLRRTVSRDGRSRAFVNDQSASIGLLRQLGRTLTEIHGQFDAHGLLDPSTHRGALDEWAGTGQARRICQQAWQSWDTARTNRLRIQEGLDTARREEDILRHHAEELAAVAPKGDEENSLAEQRQLLMNREKLAEGLETALRSLAAGGSGVDALLRSVSRQLERLAPMAGEVFHPVIECLDRAAVETTEAHATLERISSALDLDPGQLEYLEDRLFTLRSLARKHHCRVDDLPAVLESLHQKLRALDDGGADMAQWEAEERHAREAYQRAAQTLSNVRAKAAGQLDKKVAAELPPLKLDRARFVTRVEELPENRWGPDGTDLVTFEVATNPGATPGPIGRIASGGELSRFMLALKVVLARSSTIPTLVFDEVDTGIGGATAAAVGERLARLAADVQVLVVTHSPQVAAQGTHHWRVVKTVRGGKTTTGVEPLDETARREEIARMLAGETVTEQARAAADSLMHSI from the coding sequence ATGCTTGTACGGCTGTCCATTCGTGACGTTGTCCTGATCGAACGTCTTGACCTGACGTTTGGAGCTGGCCTTGGCGTGCTGACCGGTGAAACCGGGGCAGGCAAGTCAATCCTGCTGGACAGCCTAGGACTGGCGCTGGGGGAACGCGGTGACAGCGCATTGGTCCGTAATGGAAGCGATCAGCTGTCAGTCACGGCTGCGTTCGAGCTTCCGGCTGCCCATCCTGCCCTGCTGCTGGCCCGCGAACAGGGACTGGACAGCCCGGACGGTGAGGAGCTAGTCCTGCGTCGCACCGTGTCACGGGACGGTCGATCCCGGGCTTTTGTCAACGACCAGTCCGCCAGCATCGGCCTGTTGCGCCAGCTCGGACGGACCCTGACGGAAATCCATGGTCAATTCGATGCCCATGGCCTTCTGGATCCGTCAACACACCGGGGGGCGCTGGATGAATGGGCGGGCACAGGCCAAGCTCGCCGGATATGCCAGCAGGCCTGGCAAAGCTGGGACACAGCTCGTACCAACCGCCTCCGGATACAGGAAGGGCTGGACACCGCCCGACGGGAAGAGGATATCCTGCGCCACCACGCGGAAGAACTGGCGGCTGTTGCCCCCAAGGGCGATGAAGAAAACAGCTTGGCCGAACAACGACAGTTGTTGATGAACCGCGAGAAGCTGGCAGAAGGTCTGGAAACAGCCTTGCGGTCCCTTGCTGCGGGTGGAAGCGGAGTCGATGCCCTCTTGCGGTCTGTCTCACGGCAACTGGAACGCCTAGCCCCCATGGCCGGAGAGGTCTTTCACCCCGTTATCGAATGCCTAGACCGGGCCGCTGTCGAAACGACTGAGGCCCACGCCACGCTTGAACGGATCAGCAGCGCCCTGGATCTGGATCCCGGACAGCTAGAATATCTGGAAGACAGGCTGTTCACACTGCGCAGCCTGGCACGCAAGCACCATTGCCGGGTTGATGACCTGCCCGCTGTCCTAGAATCCCTGCATCAGAAGTTGCGCGCCCTTGATGACGGGGGGGCTGATATGGCGCAATGGGAGGCTGAAGAACGGCATGCACGCGAGGCGTACCAGCGTGCAGCACAAACCCTGTCGAACGTGCGTGCCAAGGCAGCCGGACAGCTGGACAAGAAAGTCGCCGCAGAACTCCCCCCGTTGAAACTGGATCGTGCCCGCTTTGTGACGCGGGTTGAGGAACTGCCCGAAAACCGCTGGGGACCGGATGGAACGGATCTTGTCACCTTTGAAGTGGCGACCAATCCAGGGGCAACTCCTGGCCCGATCGGGCGCATTGCCTCCGGGGGGGAACTATCGCGCTTCATGCTGGCCCTGAAGGTTGTTCTGGCCCGTTCGTCCACCATCCCCACGCTTGTGTTTGACGAGGTGGATACCGGTATTGGCGGCGCCACCGCGGCCGCTGTAGGGGAACGACTGGCCCGGCTAGCGGCCGATGTCCAAGTTCTGGTTGTCACCCATTCCCCCCAGGTCGCTGCACAGGGAACCCACCACTGGCGTGTGGTCAAGACAGTCCGGGGCGGAAAGACAACGACCGGGGTCGAACCTCTTGACGAAACAGCACGGCGCGAGGAAATTGCCCGCATGTTGGCTGGCGAAACCGTAACCGAACAGGCACGTGCTGCCGCCGACAGCCTGATGCATTCCATCTGA
- a CDS encoding 2-hydroxyacid dehydrogenase, with translation MSTVLVATPSNATLWADLLQRSCPGRTISCYDKTAPLARSTDDLILWRPDKDLFDNVVVKRSIFCLGAGVDAILALPNLPRTVDLFRLVDTGMSPQMAAWCSYAVLHFFRDMDIYQNSQREKKWHPLPYRAPADFPVGILGAGILGTAVARALSGFGIPVTGWRRTASGQTTDFPCVCGPEGLHTLLANSIAVICLLPLTPKTRGLIDAGFLEHMRPGSVLINASRGDLVVEKDLLNALEQGRLRGAFLDVTAPEPPPLDSPLWHHPSIRLTPHSAAATIPETAVAQIAAALEQLDRDERPAGYVDPDQGY, from the coding sequence ATGTCAACGGTTCTGGTTGCAACACCGTCCAACGCCACGCTATGGGCAGACCTGCTGCAACGGTCTTGCCCCGGAAGAACCATCTCCTGCTATGACAAGACAGCCCCGCTTGCCCGGTCAACCGATGACCTGATCCTCTGGAGGCCGGACAAAGACCTTTTTGACAATGTTGTGGTGAAACGATCCATCTTTTGCCTTGGGGCCGGCGTAGACGCCATTCTGGCACTCCCCAACCTGCCTCGCACGGTTGACCTTTTCCGCTTGGTTGATACCGGCATGTCACCACAGATGGCAGCATGGTGCAGTTACGCCGTGCTTCACTTCTTCCGTGACATGGATATCTATCAAAACAGCCAAAGGGAAAAAAAGTGGCACCCATTGCCATACCGGGCACCCGCAGACTTCCCGGTTGGCATTCTGGGGGCCGGTATATTGGGAACAGCGGTTGCCCGGGCCTTGTCCGGGTTTGGCATACCCGTGACCGGCTGGCGGCGCACTGCCTCCGGACAGACAACCGATTTTCCCTGTGTGTGTGGCCCGGAAGGACTGCACACCCTTCTTGCCAATAGTATTGCTGTCATTTGCTTGCTGCCCCTGACACCAAAAACCCGAGGCCTGATCGATGCCGGATTCTTGGAACACATGCGCCCCGGTTCCGTCTTGATCAACGCATCACGCGGGGATCTGGTCGTGGAAAAGGATCTGCTCAACGCGCTGGAACAAGGACGTCTGCGCGGTGCTTTTCTGGATGTGACCGCACCGGAACCACCGCCCCTTGATTCACCCCTGTGGCATCACCCAAGCATCCGGTTAACACCGCACAGCGCAGCCGCAACCATACCTGAAACAGCTGTCGCGCAAATAGCCGCTGCACTGGAACAGCTTGACCGGGATGAACGGCCAGCCGGGTACGTTGACCCCGATCAGGGATACTGA
- a CDS encoding outer membrane protein assembly factor BamD — translation MLLLPNPQTLHYLLRHVATVSVVALLAACAGDKDQEYAERPVGELYGKAIEELNDRNYVEAARAFDEVERQHPYSTWATKAQLMSAYAYYEDAKYDDAIIALDRFIQLHPGNVDTPYAYYLKSLCYYEQISDVGRDQKMTDMARSALEDVINRFPGTSYARDARLKLDLTLDHLAGKEMEVGRWYLRHQKYLAAINRFLVVINQYDRTSHAPEALYRLTESYTVLGLKDEAKKTAAVLGHNYPGSDWYDDAYDLVERGETNPEANNAALDEGGEGWWDSITDIF, via the coding sequence ATGCTTCTGCTGCCCAACCCGCAGACACTCCATTATCTTCTCCGCCACGTGGCCACCGTCTCTGTGGTTGCGCTGCTTGCCGCCTGCGCCGGAGACAAGGACCAAGAATACGCGGAACGCCCGGTCGGCGAGCTTTATGGCAAGGCGATCGAGGAACTGAACGACCGCAACTACGTTGAAGCCGCCCGGGCTTTTGACGAGGTGGAGCGTCAGCACCCGTATTCGACGTGGGCTACAAAGGCCCAGCTGATGTCAGCTTATGCCTATTACGAAGACGCAAAGTATGATGATGCCATCATCGCCCTGGACCGCTTCATCCAGCTGCATCCCGGCAATGTCGATACGCCATACGCCTATTACCTGAAGTCCCTGTGCTATTACGAGCAGATCAGCGATGTCGGTCGTGACCAGAAAATGACTGATATGGCCCGTTCTGCCCTGGAAGATGTCATCAACCGTTTTCCCGGCACATCCTATGCCCGGGATGCACGCCTGAAACTGGATCTGACCCTGGATCACCTGGCCGGCAAGGAAATGGAGGTCGGGCGCTGGTATCTGCGGCATCAGAAATACTTGGCCGCCATAAACCGGTTTCTGGTCGTCATCAACCAATATGATCGCACATCCCATGCCCCGGAAGCCCTGTATCGCCTGACCGAATCCTATACGGTCCTTGGCCTGAAGGATGAAGCTAAAAAGACAGCGGCTGTGCTGGGACACAACTATCCGGGCAGTGACTGGTACGACGATGCCTATGACCTGGTCGAGCGTGGCGAAACGAATCCCGAGGCCAACAACGCAGCCCTTGACGAAGGTGGTGAAGGCTGGTGGGACAGCATTACCGACATCTTCTGA
- a CDS encoding O-antigen ligase family protein, with protein MPARRLLLIPLAPAIGFIAPKGLWILVMLTALWGLWHVRPSIKELWSYNPWLWSLFLAGLALSPLSLIPGHSAVVALRLLLLTLCGTAIAMAMMRLDIRQRGTLALVTLGVATGIGAIALVDMQTGGMLSIPWRKTVHIDALVVGIPYSRGAAFLALLLLPCAFAGWQGGWRRSSITIAFLALTVLSQHSSETAIGAVLLGGTAAAMIRVLPALWRLVPVALATGLLLMPLLAPSQNSPAYCFFVERAPSMAHRTMIWTFTTGKIQEQPLIGYGLEAERIIEGGNDTIAMIRCHDGATLGHLEAMPLHPHNGPLHIWFDLGLVGAVLAAAALFFALRRIPPGTPRVAATGGAVTAFVIASLGYGLWQTWFVCALWLALLFLIPLQQENRTVPEDGNLDTAAAS; from the coding sequence ATGCCTGCTCGCCGCCTTCTGCTGATACCACTGGCCCCCGCCATAGGATTCATTGCCCCAAAAGGCCTGTGGATCCTAGTGATGCTAACGGCACTGTGGGGACTGTGGCACGTTCGCCCCTCGATCAAGGAACTATGGTCATATAACCCATGGCTCTGGTCGCTGTTCCTTGCCGGGCTGGCCCTCTCGCCCCTGTCCCTGATACCGGGACACAGCGCTGTCGTCGCCCTGCGTCTCTTGCTGCTGACCCTGTGCGGCACCGCGATCGCCATGGCCATGATGAGACTGGACATACGCCAGCGCGGCACACTCGCCCTTGTAACATTGGGGGTCGCAACAGGGATTGGCGCCATCGCCTTGGTAGATATGCAGACAGGTGGCATGCTGAGCATCCCGTGGCGCAAAACGGTACATATAGATGCCTTGGTTGTGGGTATTCCCTACAGTCGCGGAGCAGCCTTTCTGGCACTGCTTCTGCTCCCCTGCGCCTTTGCCGGCTGGCAGGGCGGATGGCGACGCAGCAGCATCACAATCGCATTCCTCGCACTCACTGTTCTCAGCCAACACTCCAGTGAAACAGCCATAGGAGCTGTTCTTCTGGGTGGAACCGCGGCAGCAATGATCCGCGTTCTGCCTGCCTTGTGGCGGTTGGTACCTGTTGCTCTGGCAACCGGTCTGCTGCTGATGCCTCTTCTGGCCCCGTCCCAGAATAGCCCGGCCTATTGCTTCTTTGTCGAACGAGCGCCATCCATGGCCCACCGCACGATGATCTGGACTTTCACAACCGGGAAAATCCAAGAACAGCCACTGATCGGATATGGCTTGGAGGCAGAGCGCATCATCGAAGGGGGAAACGACACCATAGCCATGATCCGGTGCCATGATGGGGCCACACTTGGCCATCTTGAAGCCATGCCACTGCACCCGCACAATGGCCCTCTTCATATCTGGTTTGACCTAGGGCTTGTCGGGGCGGTTCTGGCTGCGGCAGCTCTTTTCTTTGCCCTGCGCCGTATTCCCCCTGGAACGCCACGGGTAGCCGCCACAGGTGGAGCTGTTACCGCCTTTGTCATTGCATCGTTGGGCTATGGGCTATGGCAAACGTGGTTTGTATGCGCCCTGTGGCTTGCCCTGTTGTTCCTAATCCCCCTGCAACAGGAAAACCGCACGGTCCCAGAAGACGGGAACCTTGATACAGCTGCGGCATCATGA
- the lpxC gene encoding UDP-3-O-acyl-N-acetylglucosamine deacetylase encodes MMFDGLADASVAPHAVDTKRASRRAGGKGAVSSSSLLRQRTLKSTISCTGIGLHSGIKTRITLAPAAPDTGIVFRRTDIAGSAAVIPANSDHVRDSRLCTVIGDTAGNTVATIEHLMAALVAMQVDNVEIQINGPEVPAMDGSAAPFVFLTECAGIVEQDAPRRAIRVLKPVSVSAHGAEASLHPGRGFSIDFTVDFPAAAIGRQSCSLDVTKTSFKAALSRARTFCLIEDLPKMRDMGLALGGSLDNAVVVNGADVLNDGGLRYGNEFARHKALDAIGDLALAGRPLLGHYSGLKSSHALNTGLVKALLADPSAWEEIAMTEEDLVPNRTPLFAASA; translated from the coding sequence GTCGTGCCGGAGGGAAAGGAGCCGTCTCGTCGTCATCCCTGTTGCGGCAGAGAACACTCAAAAGCACCATATCCTGCACAGGTATTGGGCTGCACAGCGGTATCAAGACCCGCATAACACTGGCACCTGCCGCCCCGGATACGGGTATCGTTTTCCGCCGCACGGATATCGCAGGCAGCGCGGCCGTAATCCCCGCAAACAGCGATCATGTCCGGGATTCCCGCCTGTGCACGGTTATCGGTGACACTGCAGGCAATACCGTGGCAACGATTGAACACTTGATGGCTGCACTGGTCGCCATGCAGGTAGACAACGTGGAAATCCAGATCAATGGCCCGGAAGTACCGGCGATGGATGGTAGCGCCGCCCCCTTTGTCTTCCTGACAGAATGCGCCGGGATCGTGGAGCAGGATGCCCCGCGCCGGGCCATACGGGTTCTCAAGCCTGTAAGCGTCAGCGCACATGGGGCCGAAGCATCCCTGCACCCGGGGCGAGGCTTCAGCATCGACTTTACCGTTGATTTCCCTGCTGCCGCCATCGGGCGTCAGTCCTGCTCGCTGGACGTAACAAAAACATCTTTCAAGGCTGCCCTGTCACGCGCCCGTACGTTCTGCCTGATCGAAGATCTGCCAAAAATGCGTGACATGGGGCTAGCGCTGGGTGGGTCCCTAGACAACGCCGTTGTGGTCAACGGGGCCGATGTCCTGAATGACGGCGGTCTGCGCTACGGCAACGAGTTCGCCCGTCACAAGGCTCTTGATGCCATCGGCGACCTAGCACTTGCCGGCCGGCCCCTGCTGGGTCATTACAGCGGCCTGAAGTCCAGCCACGCACTGAACACTGGCTTGGTCAAAGCCCTTCTGGCTGATCCTTCAGCATGGGAAGAGATTGCCATGACAGAAGAAGATCTTGTGCCCAACCGCACCCCTCTCTTCGCAGCCTCAGCCTGA
- a CDS encoding S41 family peptidase has translation MPRIITVLCGLAVLLLVPVWTEQQVHAAAPVSLDGIWKASNRPDVLWVEAPYYTVYQMTGPTTLIRKRGMVDDLRRDASVISRQGADELMITKGGDLVPVRYQLADDDTVRRIKDRSVMEPARGTTLTPDLNTMVFLMLLANANRSEESPNLKEQAAAILENLPTASIHGSELFTRLCTALVESGDDLGTMVRPDGVLCEAAPSSAGTMLSLWKQAGGASGDTSDATSLEALRGAFIAHVNRTMLGGKAVFSARGRIVRGKLDDGSAWLGVLDLEGLSEESGAVRNTQVLINALSEALDDLKTAPRLVLDLRFSTGGGLATGLELASRFTDATRVAFLVAPASAQAGLTDAEEIYVTPSLRSSWSAPVAVLISDLTAGAAEAAVLAMHDVPGITLVGDNTRGELAESHDWVLPNNWRGTLSATRFLASDGTAYQRTGIPPAVRTSPGSADTFLDDLVADINLAITQLPALPR, from the coding sequence ATGCCGAGGATTATTACAGTACTGTGCGGCCTTGCCGTGCTCCTTCTTGTCCCGGTCTGGACAGAACAACAGGTGCATGCGGCAGCTCCGGTCTCGCTGGACGGGATCTGGAAAGCCAGCAACCGGCCCGATGTCCTGTGGGTGGAGGCACCCTATTACACGGTCTATCAGATGACCGGCCCCACAACCCTGATCCGCAAGCGAGGTATGGTTGATGACCTGCGCCGCGATGCTTCCGTTATTTCACGGCAGGGCGCCGATGAGCTGATGATCACCAAGGGGGGTGATCTGGTTCCCGTACGTTACCAGCTGGCTGACGATGATACCGTGCGTCGTATCAAAGACCGATCGGTGATGGAGCCGGCACGGGGGACAACCCTGACTCCTGATCTCAATACCATGGTCTTCCTGATGCTTCTGGCCAATGCCAACCGTTCCGAGGAAAGCCCCAACCTGAAAGAACAGGCCGCAGCCATTCTGGAAAACCTGCCCACAGCCAGCATACATGGTTCGGAACTTTTTACCCGCCTGTGTACAGCCTTGGTCGAAAGCGGCGACGACCTTGGCACCATGGTCCGCCCCGACGGAGTACTCTGCGAGGCTGCCCCGTCATCGGCAGGCACCATGCTGAGCCTGTGGAAACAAGCAGGGGGTGCATCCGGTGATACAAGCGATGCAACCAGCCTAGAAGCCTTGCGCGGGGCGTTTATTGCCCATGTGAACCGCACCATGCTGGGCGGGAAGGCTGTCTTCAGTGCCCGTGGACGCATTGTACGGGGAAAACTGGACGATGGGTCAGCTTGGCTTGGGGTTCTTGACCTAGAAGGATTGTCCGAGGAATCAGGGGCCGTTAGAAACACGCAGGTCCTGATCAACGCTCTGAGCGAAGCCCTTGATGATTTGAAAACAGCACCAAGGCTGGTTTTGGACCTGCGCTTCTCTACCGGCGGCGGCTTGGCGACGGGACTGGAACTGGCAAGCCGCTTCACAGATGCCACGCGTGTTGCATTTCTGGTTGCCCCGGCAAGCGCACAGGCCGGACTGACCGATGCAGAGGAAATTTACGTAACACCCAGCCTGCGCAGCAGCTGGTCCGCGCCCGTCGCCGTCCTGATCAGCGATCTGACAGCAGGAGCCGCCGAAGCCGCTGTTCTGGCCATGCATGATGTCCCCGGAATTACCCTTGTTGGGGACAACACCCGTGGCGAGCTGGCCGAATCCCATGACTGGGTACTTCCCAACAACTGGCGCGGTACCCTCAGCGCAACCCGCTTCCTAGCCAGCGATGGCACGGCCTATCAAAGGACCGGCATTCCTCCTGCTGTCAGAACATCGCCGGGCAGTGCCGATACCTTCCTTGATGACTTGGTAGCCGATATCAACCTGGCGATAACACAACTCCCGGCCCTGCCCCGCTAA
- the ligA gene encoding NAD-dependent DNA ligase LigA, which produces MKEIATLSRQEAVAEIEALSIELQRHDTLYHRDDAPVISDADYDALKRRLLALEEQFPDLRRLDSPSLRVGAPAATGFGKVRHKVPMLSLDNAFDAEETAEFVARARRFLSLPEDTILDILAEPKIDGLSFSARYEDGVFVRAATRGDGQEGEDITANLATVADLPARLKTSTPPRILEVRGEVYMRRDDFAALNSRHSARGGKVFANPRNAAAGSLRQLDAKITASRPLRLFCYAWGELDGFTPETHKGWLDQLQAWGLPVNPEHHLCRTLEDVEHFAADIYARRADLPYDIDGLVLKVNDVALQKRLGFVARAPRWAIARKFPSEQAQTRLRSIEIQVGRTGVLTPVAHLEPVTVGGVVVSRATLHNEDEIRRLDVRVGDLVTLQRAGDVIPQILGVITGQRPADSTPFVFPHTCPECGATATREDGAVAWRCTGGLTCPTQATERLKHFVSRNAFDIEGLGGKHIEAFFADALIRTPQDIFTLEARDRASLSKLKNRNGWGPASAEKLFDSINARRTITLDRFLFALGIPQVGQATARLLARHYGSLGTLLDTLDSIPGPDEEARLSEAWLTLIGIETIGPAVAQELLAFAREPHNRDVLRALQAEITILPVEEPDTTHSAIAGKTIVFTGTLTRMGRAEAKAKALALGAKVAGSVSAKTDLVVAGPGAGSKLKQAEALGVTIMDEDSFFDLVSNMT; this is translated from the coding sequence ATGAAAGAAATTGCTACCCTTTCCCGACAGGAAGCTGTCGCGGAGATCGAAGCCCTGTCGATCGAACTGCAACGACACGACACCCTGTATCACCGCGATGACGCCCCGGTTATCAGTGATGCGGATTATGACGCCCTGAAACGGCGTCTTCTGGCTTTGGAAGAACAATTTCCCGATCTGCGCCGTCTCGACAGCCCGTCGCTGCGGGTCGGGGCTCCGGCTGCAACAGGCTTCGGCAAGGTGCGGCACAAAGTCCCTATGCTGTCTCTCGACAATGCTTTTGATGCAGAGGAAACTGCCGAGTTCGTGGCCCGGGCGCGCCGCTTCCTGTCCCTGCCTGAAGACACCATCCTGGATATCCTAGCCGAGCCCAAGATCGACGGGCTAAGTTTCTCTGCACGTTACGAAGATGGCGTTTTCGTTCGTGCCGCAACCCGTGGCGACGGACAGGAAGGAGAGGACATCACAGCCAACCTTGCAACTGTTGCCGACTTGCCGGCACGGCTGAAGACATCCACCCCGCCCCGCATTCTTGAGGTCAGGGGCGAAGTGTACATGCGCCGCGATGATTTTGCGGCCCTCAACAGCCGGCATAGTGCGCGTGGTGGCAAGGTCTTTGCCAATCCCCGCAATGCGGCCGCCGGGTCCCTGCGTCAGCTGGATGCCAAGATCACGGCATCGCGTCCATTGCGCTTGTTCTGCTATGCGTGGGGTGAGCTTGACGGCTTCACGCCGGAAACCCACAAGGGCTGGCTGGACCAGCTTCAGGCCTGGGGGCTTCCTGTCAATCCGGAACACCACCTGTGCCGGACACTGGAAGATGTAGAACACTTCGCAGCCGATATCTACGCACGGCGGGCCGATCTTCCCTATGACATCGACGGGCTGGTGCTGAAAGTCAACGACGTCGCACTACAGAAACGGCTGGGCTTTGTTGCCCGTGCACCCCGGTGGGCCATTGCCCGCAAGTTTCCTTCGGAACAGGCGCAAACACGGCTGCGGTCCATTGAAATACAGGTCGGACGGACCGGGGTTCTGACTCCGGTTGCTCATCTGGAGCCTGTCACGGTTGGCGGCGTGGTTGTCAGCCGGGCGACCCTGCACAACGAAGACGAAATCCGCCGGCTGGATGTACGCGTCGGCGACCTAGTCACCCTGCAGAGAGCTGGCGACGTGATTCCACAGATCCTTGGGGTTATAACCGGGCAACGCCCCGCAGACAGCACCCCGTTTGTGTTTCCCCATACATGCCCGGAATGCGGGGCCACCGCCACCCGCGAAGACGGCGCCGTTGCCTGGCGCTGTACGGGCGGCCTGACCTGCCCGACCCAGGCAACCGAGCGTCTGAAACACTTTGTTTCCCGCAATGCCTTTGATATCGAGGGACTGGGCGGGAAACATATCGAGGCATTCTTTGCCGATGCCCTGATCCGCACACCGCAGGACATTTTCACCCTGGAAGCACGCGACAGGGCAAGTCTGTCCAAACTGAAGAACCGCAACGGCTGGGGCCCGGCCAGTGCCGAGAAGCTGTTTGATTCCATCAATGCTCGCCGCACCATTACCTTGGATCGTTTCCTGTTTGCTCTTGGCATCCCACAGGTTGGACAGGCTACCGCCCGACTTCTGGCCCGTCATTACGGATCTTTGGGCACTCTGCTGGATACCCTAGACTCAATCCCTGGACCGGATGAAGAAGCCCGCCTCAGCGAAGCATGGCTCACCCTGATCGGCATCGAAACCATTGGCCCAGCCGTTGCGCAGGAACTTCTGGCTTTTGCGCGGGAACCCCACAACCGCGATGTGCTACGGGCCCTGCAGGCTGAAATTACCATTCTGCCTGTCGAGGAACCGGATACAACCCACTCCGCGATTGCCGGCAAGACCATTGTGTTCACAGGAACCCTGACCCGGATGGGACGGGCTGAAGCCAAGGCCAAGGCCTTGGCACTGGGGGCAAAGGTCGCAGGGTCGGTGTCAGCAAAAACCGATCTGGTTGTTGCCGGGCCGGGTGCGGGATCAAAACTGAAGCAGGCCGAGGCGCTGGGAGTCACCATCATGGATGAGGACAGCTTTTTTGACCTTGTTTCCAACATGACCTGA
- a CDS encoding DUF599 domain-containing protein → MNASPLPWMTLADWLGLASFFALWTGYTIFADISPARHRSIATLMASRRRAWFMEATRRDLRIVDANILGNLLQGVSFFSSTTIFVIGGLMAMLGVTETVAHAIGRLPFAENGSIDALESKICFLLAIFVYAFFKFSWAFRLANYCSITVGALGPAADADSERSRCIAETAAVLSSRSGHHFNRGLRAYFFALGALGWMVNPLLLTAVTAGVVVTLYRREFHSLALQSLSHLNAIDPAPPTRPGQ, encoded by the coding sequence ATGAATGCCTCGCCCCTTCCTTGGATGACACTGGCCGATTGGCTTGGTCTGGCCAGCTTCTTTGCCTTGTGGACAGGCTATACAATCTTTGCCGATATCAGCCCGGCACGGCATCGATCGATTGCAACCCTGATGGCCAGCAGGCGGCGGGCTTGGTTCATGGAAGCCACGCGACGGGATTTGCGCATTGTTGATGCCAACATTCTGGGCAACCTGCTGCAGGGCGTCAGCTTCTTCTCCTCCACCACAATCTTTGTCATCGGGGGCTTGATGGCCATGCTGGGGGTTACAGAAACCGTGGCCCACGCCATCGGGCGCCTTCCATTTGCCGAAAATGGAAGCATCGATGCCCTAGAGAGCAAGATCTGCTTTCTTCTCGCCATTTTTGTATACGCATTTTTCAAGTTCAGCTGGGCATTCCGGCTTGCCAACTACTGCTCCATTACAGTAGGCGCACTGGGCCCGGCAGCGGATGCCGACAGTGAACGCTCCCGCTGTATTGCAGAAACGGCTGCGGTCCTGTCCTCGCGCTCGGGGCATCACTTCAACCGTGGCCTGCGGGCTTACTTTTTCGCACTGGGGGCCTTGGGGTGGATGGTCAACCCACTCCTTCTGACGGCCGTAACCGCCGGGGTTGTCGTAACGCTGTACCGTCGGGAGTTTCACTCCCTGGCCCTGCAATCCCTGTCACACCTGAACGCGATTGATCCGGCGCCTCCGACAAGGCCCGGCCAGTAA